The Nocardia arthritidis genome has a window encoding:
- a CDS encoding M57 family metalloprotease, translating to MKYPTTRELPTRKPGRFNNFEGGSIYWSSETDAHNIWGLIRDKWASLDWENGRLGFPTSDEFGTRDNGAGQHMEGGELYYSPSTGVHPVWDAIRGRINVTTDIPIGTEEKLEVTDVNLPDVDWDGQYLPGATHDGLWFNTHYFDSSSYNDAMQKHVAIHEFGHALGLRHSCKFQIMGAYTDDNTALGPIDIDSYRQLW from the coding sequence TTGAAGTATCCGACGACCAGAGAACTCCCAACCCGGAAACCGGGGCGCTTCAACAACTTCGAAGGCGGGTCGATCTACTGGTCCAGCGAGACCGACGCGCACAACATCTGGGGACTGATCCGCGACAAGTGGGCCTCACTCGACTGGGAGAACGGCCGCCTCGGGTTCCCGACCAGCGACGAATTCGGCACCCGCGACAACGGCGCCGGCCAGCACATGGAAGGCGGCGAACTGTATTACTCGCCCTCCACCGGTGTCCACCCGGTCTGGGATGCCATCCGCGGCCGCATCAATGTCACGACAGATATTCCCATCGGTACCGAAGAAAAACTCGAGGTTACCGACGTAAATTTGCCCGATGTCGATTGGGACGGCCAGTACCTGCCGGGAGCCACCCATGACGGACTATGGTTCAACACTCATTATTTCGACTCCTCCTCGTACAACGACGCCATGCAGAAACACGTGGCTATCCACGAGTTCGGGCATGCTCTCGGTCTGCGGCACAGCTGCAAATTCCAGATCATGGGTGCCTACACCGACGACAACACAGCCCTCGGCCCGATAGACATCGACTCCTACCGTCAGCTTTGGTGA
- a CDS encoding alpha/beta fold hydrolase, translating into MSFDGRSAGGLGVTAQSVLNIQMPGCGVVVTLPIMSTRHTDPTFVLVHGSGSSSFMWAPVQRELALLGRRSFAVDLPGHGFDAQYPVAYQAPQDLDGWAAEASTLAKVTLQDNVDMVVDIVRRLAQHGPVVLVGASLGGTTITGVGNTVPELVDRLVYISAWSCVQRSSPVEYMQEPEFADNLLAPLYALNVGDPAELGVGRANYRTADPALLAALKAAIMADGTDEQFRAFLNILQPDESLAVMTADARVQADTWGTIARTYIRLTGDRSLPIAMQDRLIAEADALTPDNRYDVHTMDASHTGFVLRAAEVAEILDRLIT; encoded by the coding sequence GTGTCGTTCGACGGCAGGTCTGCTGGTGGCCTTGGCGTCACCGCCCAGTCGGTCCTGAATATTCAGATGCCGGGCTGTGGTGTGGTCGTTACGCTCCCGATCATGAGTACTCGCCATACCGATCCTACGTTCGTGCTGGTCCACGGGTCCGGCTCCAGTTCGTTCATGTGGGCGCCGGTCCAGCGGGAACTGGCGTTGCTCGGCCGTCGCAGCTTCGCGGTCGATCTGCCGGGGCATGGGTTCGACGCGCAATACCCGGTGGCTTATCAGGCCCCGCAGGATCTCGACGGGTGGGCGGCCGAGGCGTCGACGCTGGCCAAGGTCACCTTGCAGGACAACGTCGACATGGTCGTCGATATCGTCCGCCGGCTGGCCCAGCACGGTCCCGTGGTGCTGGTAGGTGCCAGTCTCGGCGGGACCACCATCACCGGAGTGGGCAATACGGTGCCCGAACTTGTGGACAGGCTGGTGTACATCTCCGCGTGGTCGTGCGTACAGCGGTCCAGCCCCGTCGAGTACATGCAGGAGCCCGAGTTCGCCGACAATCTGCTGGCACCGCTGTACGCGTTGAATGTGGGCGACCCGGCGGAACTCGGCGTCGGGCGGGCCAACTACCGTACGGCCGATCCCGCCCTGCTTGCCGCGCTCAAGGCAGCGATCATGGCCGATGGCACCGACGAGCAATTCCGGGCCTTTCTCAACATTCTGCAGCCCGATGAATCCCTCGCGGTGATGACGGCCGACGCCAGGGTGCAAGCCGACACCTGGGGAACAATCGCCCGCACCTATATCCGGCTCACCGGCGACCGCTCGCTTCCGATAGCGATGCAGGACCGTTTGATCGCCGAGGCTGACGCACTGACGCCGGACAACCGTTATGACGTACACACCATGGACGCCAGCCATACGGGTTTTGTCCTGCGGGCGGCGGAGGTGGCCGAAATCCTGGACCGGCTGATCACCTAG